A single genomic interval of Lathyrus oleraceus cultivar Zhongwan6 chromosome 7, CAAS_Psat_ZW6_1.0, whole genome shotgun sequence harbors:
- the LOC127104347 gene encoding uncharacterized protein LOC127104347 — protein MFKKLEINIPLSESLEQMPIYAKFMKDIIAKKRSTNVDPIIPTETCSVIFQGMKIHVKKKYRGSITIPCTIGDRKFKKSLIDLGASVSLMSLPIYTKLGLGTVQDTRMTLQFVDRSVRRSYGIV, from the coding sequence ATGTTTAAGAAACTTGAGATAAACATTCCACTTTCGGAATCTCTAGAGcagatgccaatatatgccaaattcatgaaagacatcatcgCCAAAAAGCGCTCCACAAATGTGGACCCAATCATCCCCACTGAAACTTGCAGTGTTATTTTCCAAGGTATGAAAATTCATGTGAAAAAGAAATATAGAGGTTCTATTACTATTCCTTGCACTATTGGTGATCGAAAATTCAAGAAGTCTCTGATTGATTTGGGAGCTAGTGTGAGTTTGATGTCACTACCCATTTATACAAAATTGGGCCTTGGCACCGTTCAAGACACTAGGATGACCCTTCAGTTTGTTGATCGCTCAGTTAGGCGATCATATGGAATTGTGTAA